The genomic region TGAAAAAGCGCAATCCCACGAAGACTCTCTTGGCATTATCCGTGGTCTTTTCGGAATGAccatcaacaccaacaacccgGATTACCAACCAACAATCAATCAAGAACAAGTGGATGAAGGTTATGAGAGGGCAAGGAGGATTAGGGAGTGTTAGGTTCTTTAACCTttaattagactcttctaattaatctctaaattacttgttaatttagaCTGACAAGATCTTCTGcatgcaatatgtaaataaatgaaataaggagaaaacGGATTTATCTTTACAAAATAGTGGACCGATTTATTGGGCACAAGGTAGGACTCCTTCCTagccttgttcttgagctaaaagtattaggatgatcctccaagatcttcaAGTTTCAAGTATAGAAACACTCCtcttagtagcacccaagacaaccCCATAACACTAAtataattattaactagataatatataTTAGTAACCTTAAAATTAGATCTAATATTAAtttatattactacactagtaagttgaaagatcatagatcctaattagactctctaattaaaaataaaattatctcataattcatttttatgtgatctatgtaacatgcatgctaatataaaagcataataataaagattaaggaaaaacaatttccttacattgatattaaTGGTAAAAAtcggcacaaactagatcaccaaTGTAGTTTGTTCTTCAGCTAAAtaaagatggatgatcctccttgaaaaaccttcaaaaagaaagtctccttcaagttgcacccaagaacaacacccaaaataatcttacaagtattaactagatacttgtaagattaacccttgataatatttataatattactaacaagcttagtaaatatttattttgtacgcTAACAAGCTTAGTAAGTAATGAATATTTATTTTAGAGAGTTAGCAAtcttgttcacatgcaaaaacaAGTGAGCTAGCATgtagaaaaatgaacaaaaattggtGTAAATAAAGTAGGAAAACTGGTTGGGAGTAGGTGGACTGAGGGAGTTAACTTGTTttaatttttgtccaatctttatcacatgcacaaagatcatatgataattttatggaagaaaaacaagaaaagtgaaatgattatgtttataatcatccactacactccatttacacagtccaatgtcccatttacgggtccactttggttcttatatttgtcgcacaaatacgtgtaaattttagtTAAACATCGTTTTGTGTTTAAATGCTTCtcgattaatttcgtccaaatcactccgtaaatatacgtgtaccactacacatattattttacgtacaaatattaatcacattaattaattagtacaattttagtgaattaacaattaattaactaaaaacccgtctcataaaatttattatttaattatcgcataattaaataatactgCCGCTCCtcaagttcgcaactcgaaatctctctaaaaataatcgactaaccttttagtttataaatcaagggactaaataaattgtatctcatacaattaattagttatcaattggggttcatTCCTATAGGTGCGACCGAAAGAGGTCAGTTGATCaacgccgtctcacgacaataacgtcaaactctagtcagccaaccgttatcgatttacgttaatcaactgacgaggatcaaataattaaatatctgatgatattcctttaatgagatttatcaTGTAAAcgtactattgtggaggacactaactccaacataaGTGATTATGGATATTAGATTAAGGAACAAATTATGGACATAAAACTATTTTATGAAGAgagaggttgagatttttgaaCATAAGCATGATCAAAAATAAGAGAACTTATTCTCTTATTAAAGGGGAGAGGGGGTGGCCGGTTGTCATAGCATGGGGAAGGGAATGCTATTGTTTTTTGTCTTACCAAAACAATAGACTAGGTTTTAGGTAATTATGTGCAATGATTAtgtttaacaattaaaattatcaACTACACACAAATCTAAATCCCTACCCATAAAACCGGCTCccttacataaaatggacttccattttatctttgtaatttgtcaaataTAATATTGTAGGTCATGTGACAAGTAACATGTCCTTAgacattttaatgcatatttaacaaattaatatcatttaaaatcaaataaattacttttaacaaattaacaattaattctttatttttttttttggtaaaaggtaagtatataaataaaatataaaagatCGTAACCATACACGAGTTATATTTGGGCCGTGTAAAAGCTCAACCAACTCACAAGACAACAAAACCGAATGGGAAACCGGATAGCTAATCTTATCCTTACAAGCAAATCAGATGAAATCCAACCCTATCATTTCCCCTAATCCTCATTTCCATCGACATTCATTCCTGAGCTCCTTCCTCTTCTCTCAATCCAGCTAACAAAGCTCCTATCCTTCTCCTTTATCGGTTGTTTGATGATTGCCATAACTCTATTATGAATCTCCTCTATTATTCGGCTCGCTACTGTGCACGGGTGATTCAGAGTAAGATCAATCCTACTCTGATTTCGTTGCTGCCAAAGGTGGTATAGGCAGGCATTAATGAATTCGTTAACCACGCCTTTCCTGAGCTTGGATCCCGTAGCAACTAATCTCCAGGAAAGAAGATCATAGAACGGAATCTGGATACCAAGCCACTCTCCTACCTTCGTAACCACCCTCCTACTGTAAGGACAGCTGAAGAATAAATGATCCCTCGATTCTTTGCCTTCTCTGCAGATCAAACAGGTATCCTCTTCACTTATATTCAATCTATATAATTTTTCCATCGTGTTCATGTTGTTGTGGTGATAAACCCAAGCAAAGAAACTGTGTTTTGGGACGGACCATTTGTTCCAAACCAATCCATGCCATGACACCTCCTGACCCTTGTCCCTTAAGAAATCATATCCTTTAGCAATGGTGTATCCTTTGTAATGCTGATCAACCCATAAATCTTGTTCATAAGCCTCACTGAGTAGCGTCTTGACcctacaaatcctcctccaatACCAACTTGAGTTGGTAGGGGGATTATATGTCTCCCAGTTTTGCCCTTTTATGTAGATGTGGTTAACCTATCTGACCCACAGGTGGTCAGATTTAGTAGCAATCTACCATACGAGCTTCCCTATTGCTGCCCTATTCCAGACCACCTCATTCTTAAGTCCCAAACCTCCTTCAGTTGTTGGTTTACAGGCTTTTTCCCAAGACACTAGGGGGGATCTAATGAAGTCCACTCCTCTATCCCAAAGAAAATTCCTGCAAATTGATTCAATTCGAGTTATGAATCCACTAGGTAAGATAAACATAGTAGCCCAGTAGTTGTGAAGGGTTTTTAGGACAGCCTTTACCAGGACCAGTCTTCCTGCATAGCATAGTTTTCTTGCCCCCAGACCCCTTATTTTGGCCACCACTTTATCAATTAAGGGCTTGCAGTCAAGAGCACTTAACCTAGTAGTTTTAATGGGGACCCCTAGGTACCTGAAAGGCAAACTGCCCTCTACCATTCCTGAGATTTGAAGGATTTCCTGCTTCAGACCAGCCTGGACCCCATTAAAATAAGCATTTGACTTTCCCCTGCTCATGTTAAGCCCTGTTCTCTTGGAAAAAGTTGAGAAAGATCTAAGCAAAGTCATCATAGATGCAGCATCACCCTTACTGAACAACAATAGATCATCCGCGGACATAAGGTGG from Silene latifolia isolate original U9 population chromosome 3, ASM4854445v1, whole genome shotgun sequence harbors:
- the LOC141649135 gene encoding uncharacterized protein LOC141649135, giving the protein MSADDLLLFSKGDAASMMTLLRSFSTFSKRTGLNMSRGKSNAYFNGVQAGLKQEILQISGMVEGSLPFRNFLWDRGVDFIRSPLVSWEKACKPTTEGGLGLKNEVVWNRAAIGKLVNHIYIKGQNWETYNPPTNSSWYWRRICRVKTLLSEAYEQDLWVDQHYKGYTIAKGYDFLRDKGQEVSWHGLVWNKWSVPKHSFFAWVYHHNNMNTMEKLYRLNISEEDTCLICREGKESRDHLFFSCPYSRRVVTKVGEWLGIQIPFYDLLSWRLVATGSKLRKGVVNEFINACLYHLWQQRNQSRIDLTLNHPCTVASRIIEEIHNRVMAIIKQPIKEKDRSFVSWIERRGRSSGMNVDGNED